ATCGCCGTGCGCACGAAGATCACCGACAGGATCACCCCACCCACCAGCGGGCAGACGCCGCGCATGAAAAAGTGACGCACGCTGTCGAACAGGCTGCGGCGGAAGTACCACACGCAAGCGAAAGCAGTCAGCGAGTAATAGAAGCAGATCATCATGCCCAGGGCGGTGATGGTGTCTGCCAGCACGTTCTCGCTCAAGGTACGCATGGTCACGTAGAACAGCGCCGCGGCAATGCCGGCACAGATGGTCGCGTAGCGCGGCGTCTGCGAGCGCGGGCAGACCGTGGCGAAGCGCTGCGGCACGGCGCCGTAGTAACCCATGGCGAGCAGGGTGCGCGCCGGCGAGACGAAGGTCGACTGCAGCGAGGCGGCGGTGCTGGCCAGCACCGCGATCGACATCAGGATTGCCAGCGGTCCCATGACCGGGCCGGCCAGGTGGGCGAACACGTTCTCCTGGATGCGTGGGTTGCCCAGGCCCAATCCATCCTCGCTGATCCCGGCGAACTGCAGGGTGGCGATGGCGGTGAGCAGATACAGGCCAAGGATCAGCAACACCGTCCAGGTGGCGGCCTTGCCCGGCACCTCTTCGCTACCGATCGACTCCTCGCTGACGGTCAGACACACGTCCCAACCCCAGAAGATGAAGATCGACAACGACAGGCCGGCCGCGAATGCCGAGAACGACTCGACGCCGAACGGGTTGAACCAGGCAAGATCGAATGCCAGCGGTGGTGGCGCCGTGGTTTCGCCGAAGGCGGCGAACGCAAAGCCGATCAACACCAGCAACTGCAAGGCCACCAGGCCGTACTGCACAGTCATGGTGGTGGCCATGCCCCGACAGCAGATCCACACCGCCAGGGCGATGAACACGCAACAGGTGGTGACGTTGACCAGCAGGTTGTCCGCCAGCGCCGCCAGCTCCTGGTTGCCGGTGATCTGGGCCAGGAACAGGTAGAAGAAGTCCACCGCCACGCCCGCCAGGTTGGACAGCACGATGGTGGTGGCGACCACCAGCCCCCAGCCGCCGATCCAGCCGATCATCGGACCGAAGGCCCGGGCCGACCAGGTGAAGGAGGTGCCGCTGTCGGGCTCGGCCGAGTTCAGCTCGCGGTAGCCCAGGGCCACCAGCAGCATCGGCAGGAAGCCGACGATGAACACCGCCGGCAGGTGGGCGCCGACTTCGCGCACGGTCGGGCCGAGTGCGCCGGTCAGGGTGTAGACCGGCGCGATGGTGGAAATGCCCAGCACGACGCTGGCCAGCAGACCGAGACGGCCCTTGGCCAGGCCCTTGCTGCGCTGGGTGTTGCCCGAGTCGGACGCCATGTCGGGTGGGCGTCCGGCTTCTGTGTATTCATTCATGAGTCTGTGCCGTAACTATTGGAATTGTTCTCACAGGCCCGCCGTAGTGGGCCCGCTTTCACTCATTGAAAGCTCGTGGTGGGGCACGGTCATCCTGGACCTTCGGCTAACGTCAGCGTGTTTCCTGACGTACACCCTCCCGAGCAGCATGGGCAATGCAAGCCTCGCGGAACGCCTCGAACAGGCGCAGCGAAACCGGGTTTTCGGCGAAACGCCATTCAGGGTGCCACTGCACGCCGACTACAAAGCCCGGCGCATCAGGCATCGACACCGCTTCGACCAGGCCATCCGGGGCCCGTGCCTCGACGCGCAGACCCGGGGCCAGGCGGTCGATACCCTGGCTGTGCAGCGAGTTGACCTCGAACTGCGCCGCCAGGCCCAGGCGCTCGAACAACCCGCCTGCGGTGACCGCGACGGGATGACGAGGGCCGTATTGCACCTCCAGGGGTGCGTCCTCAGGTTCGCGGTGGTCCAGGTAGCCGGGCAGTTCCTGCACGCGCTGGTGCAGGGTGCCGCCAAGGGCCACGTTCAGTTCCTGGAAGCCACGGCAGATGCACAACACCGGCACACCGGCGGCAATGGCCGCCTGCAGCAGCGGCAAGGTAAGGCGATCACGTGCAAGATCGTGCCGGGTACCTTCCGCGCTGGGGGCGCCATTGTAATGATGCGGCTCGACATTTGAAGGCGAACCGGTAAAAAGAATGCCATCGAGCCGGGCCAGCAGCGCCCGGGTGTCGCTGCCGCCATCACGCGCCGGCAGGATCAGCGGCAGCCCGGCAAAGCCCGCGGCCTCGACATACTTGTCGCCCACCGTGTGCGACGAGTTCTTTCCCACCTGCTGGCGGCAGGCGCTGACACCGATCAAGGGGACCGCAAATGCGCTCATGGGCTTACACCGTGTGCAGGTACCAGTTGTACTCGAGGTCGGAGATCGACACTTCGAACTCGGCCAGCTCGCTCTCCTTGCAGGCCACGAAGATGTCGATGTAGTCCGGGCTGATGTATTGGTTGAGGACTTCGCTGTCATCCAGCGCGCGCAGGGCGTCGCGCAGGTTGTTCGGCAGGCTCTGTTCCAGCTGTTCGTACGAGTTGCCTTCGATCGGCGCGTTCGGCTCGACCTTGTTGGTCAGGCCATGGTGGATGCCGGCGAGGATCGCCGCGAGCATCAGGTACGGGTTGGCGTCGGCACCGGCCACGCGGTGCTCGATGCGCACGTTCTCACTGCTGTCGGTCGGCACGCGGACCGCGACGGTGCGGTTGTCCAGGCCCCAGCTCGGCGCATTGGGCACGTAGAACTGGGCGCCGAAGCGGCGGTAGGAGTTGATGTTCGGGCACAGGAACGCCATCGATGCCGGCATGGTCTCCAGCACGCCGCCGATGGCGTGGCGCAGGGTCTCGCTCTGCAGCGGGTCGTCATTGGTAAAGATGTTCTTGCCGGTCTTCTTGTCCAGCAGCGAGATGTGCACGTGCAGACCGTTGCCTGCCTGGCCCGGATAGGGCTTGGCCATGAAGGTGGAGTCCATCTCATGGTCGTAGGCGACGTTCTTGATCAGGCGCTTGAGCAGGATCGCATAGTCGCAGGCCTTCAGCGGGTCGGCGACATGGTGCAGGTTGACCTCGAACTGCGCCGGGGCGCTTTCCTTGACGATGGCGTCGGCGGGCAGGCCCTGCTCCTTGGCGGCTTCGAGCATGTCCTGCAGGCAGTCGGCATATTCGTCGAGGTCGTCGATCAGGTACACCTGGGTCGACTGCGGGCGCTTGCCCGAAATCGGCGAGCGCGGCGGCTGCGGACGGCCGTTGAGGTTGTCCTGGTCGATCAGGTAGAACTCCAGCTCGAACGCGGCGCAGATATCCAGGCCCAGGTCGTCGAACCGGCTCACCACCTGGCGCAGCACCTCGCGCGGATCGGCGAAGAACGGCGCGCCATCCAGCTCATGCATGGTCATCAGCAACTGCGCGGTCGGACGCTTCTGCCATGGCTCGTCGCAGAGCGTGCCCGGAATCGGGAAACAGATACGGTCGGCGTCGCCGATGTCCAGGCCAAGACCGGTGCTTTCGACGGTTGAACCGTTGATATCCAGGGCGAAGAGCGAGGCCGGCAGGTTGATGCCTTTCTCGTACACCTTGTGCAGGCTGGCGCGTTCGATGCGCTTGCCGCGCACCACCCCGTTCATGTCGGAGATCAGCAGGTCGACGTACTGGGTATCCGGATGGGCATCCAGGAACTCATTCATCTCGCGGGAAGAACTGGCGCACGGGGAGACCGACGTCATGGCTGTACATCCTTTGATTCGGAGCGGCGATGTGGGGAACTGCGGATGACGCCTCGAAAGGCGACGATGGTGCTGCTGTTGTTCTTTTCACTGGCCCATCGTGGGGGGCTGGTTGCCGACCGGCTGCATTGATTCCCGGGGGCCGTTTCACTATAAAATGGCCCCAACGCAACAGACATTGGCATTTCGGCAAGCAGAGCGTGCATCGATGCAATATCAGATCAACCATGCGGACCTCGCCCTGGTCCTGGCGCTGGAGCGCGGCCGGTCCCTGGCCAAGGCCGCCGAACTGCTCAAGGTCGACGTTTCCACGGTCTTCCGTTCGATCCGCCGGCTGGAATCGGCACTGGGCACTGCGCTGTTCGTCAAGAGCCGCAAGGGCTACCTGCCCACCGACACCGCCCAGGCCCTGGCCGAGCAGGCCGAGCGCGCCGAACAGGCGCTGGACGCGGCGCGCATCGCGCTGACCAGCGGCGAGCAGGTGGTCAGCGGCACCGTGCGCCTGACCTGCACCGAGGCGGTGTTGCACAGCCTGCTGCTGCCGGCGCTGGCCGAGTTCATGCCCAACTACCCGGCGCTGTCGCTGGAAATGGGCACCTCCAACACCTTTGCCAACCTCAGCCGCCGCGATGCCGACATCGCCCTGCGCCTGACCAACACGCCGCCGGAACACCTCGTGGGCCGCTGCCTGGGCTCGACCTCCTACGTGGTCTGCGGCCTGCCGGTGCTACGCGAGCGCCTGCAGGAATCTGCCGCCAGCGTGCCATGGATCGCCCCCGACGACTCCATGCAGGACCACGCCACGGTGGTCTGGCGCAACCAACATCACCCGGGGCTGATTCCGCGCTACCAGTGCAGCGGCATGTCGACCATCGCCCAACTGGTGACCACCGGCCTGGGCGTGGCGGCACTGCCCGACTACATGGTCCACGACTTGCCCGGCGTCGAGGCGCTGAGCGGCCCGCTGCCCGGCTGCGACACCCAGCTGTGGCTGCTGACCCGCCCCGATTGCCGTGCCCTGCGCTCGGTACAGACGCTGTTCGAGGAGCTGACCCCGCGCCTGCGCGACGCAATGTTGCGTTAACGCGTCAGGGGCGGTTGTTTTCGGGTAACAGGAACCGTTATCGTCCGTCCCAGCTTGGTGTGAACTGCTTCGCGGACAAGCCCGCTCCCACAGGGCCCGCGAAAACGACTCAAACAGCACCGGAGGAAGGGCACCCGACAAAACAGCCCTTCCCTATTGGCTGGTGATTTTTTAAACTATCGAGTCCGCCTGCCCATTCTGGGCGCACGCCTACCGCATTTGCTACTGAGGAAGACCATGGCCCGCGTAACTGTTGAAGACTGCCTGGAACACGTGGATAACCGCTTTGAGCTGGTCATGCTCTCGACCAAGCGCGCCCGCCAGCTGGCTACCGGCGGCAAAGAGCCACGCGTTGCGTGGGAAAACGACAAGCCGACCGTCGTCGCCCTGCGTGAAATCGCCGAAGGCATCGTCACGCCAGAGTTCATCGCCGCCGAAGAGATCGTCACCGAGGATCCGGTATTCGCCGCGTTCGAGGACGAGAACAACGAGGCCGTCTGATTGATGCCCAGTCGACACCGTGCGGCGCAAGGCCCTCTTCTTCAGCAAGAGGTGAAACCATGCCGGGTATAGAAGCCCTCGCCGAACGGCTGTCGACTTACCTGGGCCCCGAACAGGTCAACCTGGTTCGCCGGGCCTACTTCTACGCCGAGCAGGCCCACGATGGCCAGCGTCGCCGCAGCGGCGAGCCTTATGTGACCCATCCGCTGGCGGTCGCCAGCATTCTCGCCGACATGCACATGGACCATCAGAGCCTGATGGCGGCCATGCTGCACGACGTGATCGAAGACACCGGCATCGCCAAGGAAGCCTTGAGCCAGCAATTCGGCGAGACCGTCGCCGAGCTGGTCGACGGGGTCAGCAAGCTGACCCAGATGAACTTCGAGACCAAGGCCGAGGCCCAGGCCGAGAACTTCCAGAAGATGGCCATGGCCATGGCCCGCGACATCCGCGTGATCCTGGTCAAGCTGGCCGACCGCCTGCACAACATGCGCACCCTGGAGGTGCTGTCCGGCGAAAAACGCCGACGCATCGCCAAGGAAACCCTCGAGATCTACGCCCCCATCGCCAACCGCCTGGGGATGCACACTGTGCGCGTCGAGTTCGAGGACCTCGGTTTCAAGGCCATGCACCCGATGCGTTCGTCGCTGATCCACCGGGCGGTCAAGAGCGCGCGGGGCAACCGCAAGGAAATCGTCGCCAAGATCGAGACCTCGCTGGCCAACTGCCTGGCCGCCGATGGCATTCAAGGCGAAGTCAGCGGCCGGCAGAAACACCTCTATGGCATCTACAAGAAGATGCGCGGCAAGCGTCGCGCCTTCACCGAGATCATGGACGTGTACGCCTTCCGCATCATCGTCGACAAGGTCGACACCTGCTACCGCGTGCTCGGCGCCGTGCACAACCTGTACAAGCCACTGCCGGGCCGGTTCAAGGACTACATCGCGATCCCCAAGGCCAACGGCTACCAGTCGTTGCACACCACGCTGTTCGGCATGCACGGCGTGCCCATCGAGATCCAGATCCGCACCCGCGAAATGGAAGAGATGGCCAACAACGGCATTGCCGCGCACTGGCTGTACAAGTCCAACGAGGAAGAGCAGCCCAAGGGCAGCCACGCCCGCGCCCGCCAGTGGGTCAAGGGCATCCTCGAGCTGCAGCAGCGCGCCGGCAACTCGCTGGAGTTCATCGAGAGCGTGAAGATCGACCTGTTCCCGGACGAGGTCTACGTCTTCACCCCCAAAGGCCGGATCATGGAGCTGCCCAAGGGCTCCACCGCCGTCGACTTCGCCTACGCGGTGCACACCGACGTCGGCAACAGCTGCATCGCCTGCCGCATCAACCGCCGCCTGGCGCCGCTGTCCGAGCCGCTGCAGAGCGGCTCCACCGTCGAGATCGTCAGCGCCCCAGGCGCCCGGCCGAACCCGGCCTGGCTCAACTTCGTGGTCACCGGCAAGGCACGCACGCACATCCGCCACGCCCTCAAGCAACAGCGCCGCTCCGAGTCCATCAGCCTCGGCGAGCGCCTGCTGAACAAGGTGCTGACCGGCTTCGACAGCAGCCTGGAAAAGATCCCCCAGGAACGCATCCAGTCGATCCTCGCCGAGTACCGCCTGGAACTGCTCGAGGACCTGCTCGAGGACATCGGCCTGGGCAACCGCATGGCCTACGTGGTCGCCCGCCGCCTGCTGTCCGCCGAAGGCGAGCAACTGCCGGCGCCGGAAGGCCCGCTGGCGATCCGCGGCACCGAGGGCCTGGTGCTCAGCTACGCCAAGTGCTGTACCCCGATCCCGGGCGACCCTATCGTCGGCCACCTGTCGGCCGGCAAGGGCATGGTCGTGCACCTGGAAGACTGCCGCAACATCAGTGAAGTCCGCCACAACCCTGAGAAGTGCCTGCAGCTCTCCTGGGCCAAGGACATCACCGGCGAGTTCAACGTCGAACTGCGCGTCGAACTGGAACACCAGCGCGGCCTGATCGCGCTGCTGGCCAGCAGCGTCAACGCCGCCGACGGCAACATCGAGAAAATCAGCATGGACGAACGCGACGGCCGTATCAGCGTGGTCCAACTGGTGGTCAGCGTGCACGACCGCGTGCACCTGGCCCGCGTGATCAAGAAGCTGCGCACCTTGACCGGCGTGGTCCGCATCACCCGGATGCGTGCGTAGTCCGCCAACCGCAAGGAGTCATCATGAGCAAGACCGTCATCACCAGCGACAAGGCCCCTGCCGCCATCGGCACCTACTCGCAAGCGATCAAGGCTGGCAACACCGTGTACATGTCGGGCCAGATCCCGCTCGATCCGAAGACCATGGAACTGGTCGAAGGCTTCGAAGCCCAGACCGTCCAGGTGTTCGAGAACCTGAAGTCGGTGGCCGAAGCCGCTGGCGGTTCGTTCAAGGACATCGTCAAGCTGAACATCTTCCTCACCGACCTGAGCCACTTCGCCAAGGTCAACGAAATCATGGGCCGTTACTTCGAACAGCCTTACCCGGCCCGCGCCGCCATCGGCGTCGCCGCGCTGCCGAAGGGTGCCCAGGTCGAGATGGACGCCATCCTGGTCCTCGAGTGATGCTCCCGGTGACGGGCATCCAGCCCGTCACCACCCTCTCCTGCCCCAAGGTTTCCCCCATGCGCCACGCATTGCCTATCGCGCTGGCAGCCCTGCTCCTGGGCGGCTGCGCCAGCCATAAACCCGAAGACTTCAACGGCACCTGGATCAACCAGGCCGCCATCGACGCCGCCCGCAAAGGCACCAGCCTGCGCCAGGCTCTCGACGCCCAGGGCCCGGTGTTCGAGTGGAAGATCGACGTCAAGAACCAGCAGGCCAGCTTCAGCAATGGCTTCGAGGCTGCCGACGGGCGCCTGAGCGCCAACGAGAAAGACTGGCAGGTCAGCTTCGAAGGTGGCCTGGTCGAACAGCTCAAGCTCGACGGCGACGAGTTGCTGGCGATCGACCCGTCCGGTCACCAGCAAACCTTCGTGCGCAGCGAAGGCCCACAGAACACGCCGCTGGGTGGCAGCTTCGAGAAGGCGCTGTACCAGCAATACCTGGGCGGCGACTGGAAGATCGTCGAAGGCCAGGGCAAGGGCGCAGTGGTGCGCTTCAGCGACACCGGCAACGTTACCGGCCTGCCTGGCCCTGACCGCTTCGCCCTGTGCCTGGCGGGCGACTGCGCGACCATGGGCGATGGCAACGACAGCCTATGGCTGGAGCGCGACCAGCGTGGCGCGCCATGGATCTTCAAGCGCGACGGCGACACCCTGGAAATCTTCCAGGCGGTAAACCGCGCCCAACCGGATGAAATGCCGCAACTGGCCGCCGGTGCGCGGCAGTGGGTGCTGGAAAAGGATTAGCCAACATCGCGGGGCAAGCCCGCTCCCACGATATGCGTGGGAGCGGGCTTGCCCCGCGATAGGGCCGGTAGTCTCAACCACGCCCTTGCAGAATGGCGGCATACCCCTCTTTGTAACTCGGATACATCGGCACCCACCCCAACGCCCGCGCCCGCGCATTGCTGCAGCGCTTGCTGCCGGTGCGCCGCACCCGCTGCTCATCCGACCACTGGGTAACGCCCAGGTATTCACGCAGCCAGGCCACCACCTCGGCCAGCGGCGCCGGATCGTCATCCACGCCGATATAG
This window of the Pseudomonas mosselii genome carries:
- a CDS encoding glutamine synthetase family protein is translated as MTSVSPCASSSREMNEFLDAHPDTQYVDLLISDMNGVVRGKRIERASLHKVYEKGINLPASLFALDINGSTVESTGLGLDIGDADRICFPIPGTLCDEPWQKRPTAQLLMTMHELDGAPFFADPREVLRQVVSRFDDLGLDICAAFELEFYLIDQDNLNGRPQPPRSPISGKRPQSTQVYLIDDLDEYADCLQDMLEAAKEQGLPADAIVKESAPAQFEVNLHHVADPLKACDYAILLKRLIKNVAYDHEMDSTFMAKPYPGQAGNGLHVHISLLDKKTGKNIFTNDDPLQSETLRHAIGGVLETMPASMAFLCPNINSYRRFGAQFYVPNAPSWGLDNRTVAVRVPTDSSENVRIEHRVAGADANPYLMLAAILAGIHHGLTNKVEPNAPIEGNSYEQLEQSLPNNLRDALRALDDSEVLNQYISPDYIDIFVACKESELAEFEVSISDLEYNWYLHTV
- a CDS encoding RidA family protein, which translates into the protein MSKTVITSDKAPAAIGTYSQAIKAGNTVYMSGQIPLDPKTMELVEGFEAQTVQVFENLKSVAEAAGGSFKDIVKLNIFLTDLSHFAKVNEIMGRYFEQPYPARAAIGVAALPKGAQVEMDAILVLE
- the rpoZ gene encoding DNA-directed RNA polymerase subunit omega; protein product: MARVTVEDCLEHVDNRFELVMLSTKRARQLATGGKEPRVAWENDKPTVVALREIAEGIVTPEFIAAEEIVTEDPVFAAFEDENNEAV
- a CDS encoding gamma-glutamyl-gamma-aminobutyrate hydrolase family protein, with protein sequence MSAFAVPLIGVSACRQQVGKNSSHTVGDKYVEAAGFAGLPLILPARDGGSDTRALLARLDGILFTGSPSNVEPHHYNGAPSAEGTRHDLARDRLTLPLLQAAIAAGVPVLCICRGFQELNVALGGTLHQRVQELPGYLDHREPEDAPLEVQYGPRHPVAVTAGGLFERLGLAAQFEVNSLHSQGIDRLAPGLRVEARAPDGLVEAVSMPDAPGFVVGVQWHPEWRFAENPVSLRLFEAFREACIAHAAREGVRQETR
- a CDS encoding APC family permease, whose amino-acid sequence is MNEYTEAGRPPDMASDSGNTQRSKGLAKGRLGLLASVVLGISTIAPVYTLTGALGPTVREVGAHLPAVFIVGFLPMLLVALGYRELNSAEPDSGTSFTWSARAFGPMIGWIGGWGLVVATTIVLSNLAGVAVDFFYLFLAQITGNQELAALADNLLVNVTTCCVFIALAVWICCRGMATTMTVQYGLVALQLLVLIGFAFAAFGETTAPPPLAFDLAWFNPFGVESFSAFAAGLSLSIFIFWGWDVCLTVSEESIGSEEVPGKAATWTVLLILGLYLLTAIATLQFAGISEDGLGLGNPRIQENVFAHLAGPVMGPLAILMSIAVLASTAASLQSTFVSPARTLLAMGYYGAVPQRFATVCPRSQTPRYATICAGIAAALFYVTMRTLSENVLADTITALGMMICFYYSLTAFACVWYFRRSLFDSVRHFFMRGVCPLVGGVILSVIFVRTAIDSASPDFGSGSHVGGLGLVFVIAAIISALGIVLMMLSRLRAPAYFLGATLRQQATIQLQD
- the spoT gene encoding bifunctional GTP diphosphokinase/guanosine-3',5'-bis pyrophosphate 3'-pyrophosphohydrolase; translation: MPGIEALAERLSTYLGPEQVNLVRRAYFYAEQAHDGQRRRSGEPYVTHPLAVASILADMHMDHQSLMAAMLHDVIEDTGIAKEALSQQFGETVAELVDGVSKLTQMNFETKAEAQAENFQKMAMAMARDIRVILVKLADRLHNMRTLEVLSGEKRRRIAKETLEIYAPIANRLGMHTVRVEFEDLGFKAMHPMRSSLIHRAVKSARGNRKEIVAKIETSLANCLAADGIQGEVSGRQKHLYGIYKKMRGKRRAFTEIMDVYAFRIIVDKVDTCYRVLGAVHNLYKPLPGRFKDYIAIPKANGYQSLHTTLFGMHGVPIEIQIRTREMEEMANNGIAAHWLYKSNEEEQPKGSHARARQWVKGILELQQRAGNSLEFIESVKIDLFPDEVYVFTPKGRIMELPKGSTAVDFAYAVHTDVGNSCIACRINRRLAPLSEPLQSGSTVEIVSAPGARPNPAWLNFVVTGKARTHIRHALKQQRRSESISLGERLLNKVLTGFDSSLEKIPQERIQSILAEYRLELLEDLLEDIGLGNRMAYVVARRLLSAEGEQLPAPEGPLAIRGTEGLVLSYAKCCTPIPGDPIVGHLSAGKGMVVHLEDCRNISEVRHNPEKCLQLSWAKDITGEFNVELRVELEHQRGLIALLASSVNAADGNIEKISMDERDGRISVVQLVVSVHDRVHLARVIKKLRTLTGVVRITRMRA
- a CDS encoding LysR family transcriptional regulator gives rise to the protein MQYQINHADLALVLALERGRSLAKAAELLKVDVSTVFRSIRRLESALGTALFVKSRKGYLPTDTAQALAEQAERAEQALDAARIALTSGEQVVSGTVRLTCTEAVLHSLLLPALAEFMPNYPALSLEMGTSNTFANLSRRDADIALRLTNTPPEHLVGRCLGSTSYVVCGLPVLRERLQESAASVPWIAPDDSMQDHATVVWRNQHHPGLIPRYQCSGMSTIAQLVTTGLGVAALPDYMVHDLPGVEALSGPLPGCDTQLWLLTRPDCRALRSVQTLFEELTPRLRDAMLR